AATCGTCACTCTGGCTGTGTTTTGATTGTTATCAATCACAAAGGCCTCATCTCACCTTTTCCTGAACATCCATGGTTTCACCTCAAAAGAAACACAAGAAACAGACATCTCCTCCTGCTCCATCTGCTCCTATTTCTGACCTCCGCACAATCGCTTTCAGTGATCTGGAGGACGAACTCTTCGGAGCACCCGGCACCCCCGACCGGGCGGAGTATGATGCGGCCCTCGAACTTGCGATGATCCCGAGCGCCATCAAAGCGTATCGCCAGCAGCATAACCTCACTCAAGCCGAACTCGGCGAAC
This region of Hymenobacter swuensis DY53 genomic DNA includes:
- a CDS encoding helix-turn-helix domain-containing protein; this translates as MVSPQKKHKKQTSPPAPSAPISDLRTIAFSDLEDELFGAPGTPDRAEYDAALELAMIPSAIKAYRQQHNLTQAELGERVGVQKAQISKLERNASNVTLDTLRKVFGAMQTVVKIQLVPQAQ